The following are from one region of the Primulina eburnea isolate SZY01 chromosome 17, ASM2296580v1, whole genome shotgun sequence genome:
- the LOC140817982 gene encoding uncharacterized protein, giving the protein MSMQEYILKFEEGCQFAPYLANNDIEKGEHFLRGVRAEIKRDVRMSKAASYNEIVEKARMAEQDEKEIEGERQLKRQDFSTKGQGSGWKGECLVGSNRCFCCGGVGHVIKNCPVKGEKGKDRERPLSLIDTGATHSFMSEIFLRSLNVVPSFEPLHYSILLSSGDELWPSSILKGFTVQVNENIYFADLIIILMVAFDVILGIDWLSSYRAVIDCVAKTVRFPAEVDDSGIFQSSGISLGTPYISCLKAHEMLSKGCHGFSAAVIDLNTEMKIELNEIEVVRNFPDVFADDVPELPPDREVEFVIDLVPGTAPISKAPYRMVPTEMKELKNQLVINKATINNKYPLPRIDALFDQLQGATVFSKIDLRSGYYQLKVREADVPKTAFRTRYGHYEFLVMSFGLTNAPSVFMDLMNRVFKPYLDSFVIVFIEDILIYSKTWELHVEHLRTVLQLLREQQLYAKLKNCEFWLEQVSFLGHIVSREGIGVDPMKIEAIKKWPIPMTVSEVRSFLGLADFIVYTDASKMGLGAVLMQRGKVIAYASRQLKDYEKNYPTHDLELAAVVFALKIWRHYLYGEKCKANVVADALSRKSVSSLSSLIQKPLLLDLHRSEIAMVEQGTIARLSALVIRPTLTDKIRREQTNDNQLMKLRSKANERKYRVKIEHQRPAGTLQSLPIPQWKWEHITMDFVTRLPRTPKGYNSIWDRMKTTQTRQKSYADNRRRPLEFEFGDHVFVKIASLKGIMRFGRKGKLSPRFIGPFEILDRIGERAYRLALLPDLDRVHNEEG; this is encoded by the exons ATGTCAATGCAAGAGTATATTCTCAAATTCGAAGAGGGGTGTCAGTTTGCCCCATATCTGGCCAACAATGACATCGAAAAGGGCGAGCATTTTCTTAGAGGTGTCCgagctgaaattaaaagagacgTTCGAATGTCTAAAGCTGCTtcatataatgagattgttgaAAAAGCAAGgatggccgagcaggacgagaaggaaaTTGAAGGAGAAAGACAATTGAAGCGCCAAGATTTTTCTACTAAAGGCCAAGGATCCGGATGGAAAG GTGAGTGCTTGGTTGGAAGTAATCGATGCTTTTGTTGTGGAGGTGTTGGACATGTTATCAAAAATTGTCCAGTGAAAGGTGAGAAAGGGAAAGATAGG GAAAGGCCGCTATcattgattgacactggtgctACGCATTCCTTTATGTCTGAAATTTTCTTGCGCTCTTTGAATGTTGTTCCATCTTTTGAACCCCTCCACTATAGTATTTTGTTGTCGTCGGGAGACGAATTATGGCCTTCTAGTATTCTTAAAGGTTTTACAGTGCAAGTAAATGAGAATATCTATTTTGCTGATCTTATTATTATTCTCATGGTGGCGTTTGATGTTATTTTGGGAATTGACTGGTTATCGTcatatcgtgctgttattgactGCGTGGCTAAAACAGTGCGATTTCCTGCAGAAGTTGATGATAGCGGGATTTTTCAGAGTTCTGGTATTTCGCTTGGCACTCCTTATATTTCTTGTCTCAAAGCTCATGAAATGTTATCAAAGGGTTGTCATGGGTTTTCAGCTGCTGTGATAGATTTGAATACTGAGATGAAGATTGAGTTGAATGAGATTGAGGTAGTTCGGAATTTTCCTGACGTATTTGCGGATGATGTGCCTGAATTGCCACCTGACCGTgaagttgagtttgtgattgactTGGTTCCAGGTACTGCTCCGATTTCAAAAGCTCCTTACCGAATGGTCCCGACTGAAATGAAGGAGCTGAAGAATCAATT agtGATCAACAAAGCCACGATCaataataaatatccattgccgagGATTGATGCTCTCTTTGATCAGCTACAGGGAGCGACAGTGTTTTCAAAGATCGACCTGCGTTCTGGTTATTATCAGCTGAAAGTTAGGGAAGCCGACGTCCCTAAaactgcattcagaaccaggtacggCCATTATGAGTTCTTAGTCATGTCATTTGGGTTGACGAACGCTCCGTCTGTCTTCATGGACCTAATGAACCGGGTCTTCAAGccatatttggatagctttgttaTCGTTTTCATTGAAGATAtcctgatttattccaagacttgGGAACTTCATGTCGAGCATCTCAGAACTGTATTGCAGTTATTAAGGGAACAACAGTTATATGCAAAGTTGAAAAAttgtgaattctggttagagcaAGTATCATTTCTGGGCCATATCGTTTCGAGAGAAGGCATTGGTGTGGATCCCATGAAGATTGAAGCTATTAAGAAATGGCCTATTCCTATGACAGTATCCGAGGTgcgtagttttcttggtttggcag ATTTTATTGTTTACACTGATGCGTCAAAGATGGGACTTGGAGCTGTACTGATGCAGCGTGGGAAAGTaatcgcttatgcttctcgccagttaaAGGATTACGAAAAGAATTATCCCACCCACGATCTTGAGTTGGCTGCAGTggtctttgcattgaaaatatggaggcattatctgtatggcgagaaat gTAAAGCAAACGTcgttgcagatgctttgagccgcaagtcagTTTCTTCTTTGAGCTCATTGATTCAGAAGCCGTTGCTATTGGATCTTCATAGGAGCGAGATCGCTATGGTAGAGCAAGGGACCATCGCTAGACTTTCAGCTTTGGTTATTCGACCTACGTTGACAGATAAGATACGACGGGAGCAAACTAATGACAATCAATTGATGAAATTGCGATCTAAAGCTAATGAAAGGAAATACAGA gtaaagattgagcatcaAAGACCTGCTGGAACTTTGCAATCCCTCCCAatacctcagtggaagtgggagcacatcaccatggacttcgtaaCAAGACTTCCAAGAACACCAAAGGGTTACAActccatctgg GACAGAATGAAGACGACCCAAACCAGACAGAAAAGTTATGCCGATAACCGAAGAAGGCCTTTGGAATTTGAATTTGGAGAtcatgtatttgtaaaaattGCCTCTCTCAAAGGCATTATGAGATTTGGCAGGAAAGGAAAGCTGAGCCCAAGATTTATCGGCCCATTTGAAATTCTGGACAGGATAGGAGAAAGAGCATATCGTCTAGCCTTACTGCCGGATTTGGATAGAGTCCACAACGAAGAGGGTTAG